ATTGATGGTACAAAGTGGAGGTCAACCCCATCTAGCAAGCAAAAATCACACTTCAACATAATGCAAGAAACGAAGCAAGCAACAAAGATAAATGACCAATGTGAAACAAACTAAACTTACATGGCTATCAAGTCCAATGCCACTTTGGTGCCTATTCACCACTTGTGCATAGAAACCACAAAACTTGTTCACGGACTCCCCGATGACGACTCATCTATGTTGGAAAGAGCCTTCATTGCGGTGGTATGGATTGGATGCATCTCCACGTAGTGCTTGTGTTCATGGTACCATGCACGGATTTTTTTCAAATATGTTGAGCTCTTTGACTCGGTTCCACAAATATGATCCATGCTTATGGCCAACCAAACTTTACACAACAAGTCATATTCGTGGGTTGAGTATACATTTCCTCTTGCCTTCACCTTTTTTTAGTGCGTGATGGTTGTACGTCCAACATCAAACAAAAGGCAAATTTTGATCACCCACCTCATAATTTGGAGGAGCTTGGCCATCATTTATCATGTCCATCATGAATGAGTCCTAAAGATGCATCACAATGAAACTACAATCctaaaattaataaaaaaaattGCTTATGGGGCAAACTAACTATTTTGTTAAGGAATATCATCGAACGGTTGTTGTCCAGCGCCAAAGATTCCCGACGTTGTTTGCGACCGCTGAAGTTGCGGCGACTCGTATAACGTGTCTGGGAGGTGTCTGCTTCTTGCTTGAAGCCATCTGAGATGTCCGCCCGTTGCGAAGCCGGAATGACATAAGGCCATGGTGTGGCCGAGAGCGCGCATGCGGTTGCGGCCGTGGTGTGGTGGAAAACACTAACATGGACGTGGTGAACTCCGTGTCAACGGCGttcttgcctgccttctcatttGCACTTTGGTCCCGTGGGCGATGATCTTTGCTTTGTTTTCAGTGGTAGGGACCCCCACAGACTCCGCCGACCCATCCTCCATGGCGCGGGAAGTGCGGACATTTATCGctaggaaggaggaggaggtcggcAGCGATGACGCGAACAAGGCGATGGAGCGAACGCGGGAGAAAGGGGAGGACATATGCAGAAGAGAGGATGGTCCATCTTGTCAATGGATTTGGGGTGGGTCCGGCTTGTCAAATCCGACGTGGCAAACGCGTTCGGACGACCACAAATCCGCCAAATATATGGGTTGGATTTGAGGGTGTCAGACGACCAGACATTTGGTTGAGTTTGATGGGGGTTCGATTGGGTGGCGCTTTGGAATTTTTTTGGCCGGGGAGTGTCCAGGCTGCATAGTTTAAAAAACCGAAACGGAGATCGAACCGGTGAGCCCATCGGTTCAGGTTTTTACCAGTTGGACCGCAGGTTCACCGGTTCATCATCCGGTCTTCTACGtaaaataatactccctccgtcccaaaataagtgtctcaaatttgtactaactttagtaaaATTGTACTAAGGTTAAGACACTTATTTTAGGATAGAGGGAGTATATGTTTAGTAATATTTATATATGCTAATATAGTGTTAAACAgtagtcaaataaaattacttcATCATAATAGACAACAAAGTAGCATGACCGAGTTAGTTATTGGGCCATTAGCATGCAACTCCTTTTCCTATGTGCTCCGGGATCGAATCCCACTTCTTTGAAATTTTGCATTAATCATTTTGCTGGGTTTTTTCGGTTCAAATGCCCGATTTAATCACCGGATTTCTAGAAAACCAGCCAGTTTGACCGGTTTTCTCTGGTGCAGTTGACCGGTTCTGGTTTTTCCCGGTCCAACTGCAGGTCCGGTCCGGTTTTTTAAAGAGGTAATATCACCACTGGTGCCTAAACCTTTTACGGATGTTCACTTTAGTGCCTGAACTTTAAAAATACGTTGAACTAGTTCTAAAACTGGACACGAAACCGGTTCAAATGCCCGCTTTATTCACCGGTTTTCTCCGGTCCAGTTGTAGCACggtcttattaacttataaaaacgCCAAGGTCGCCGGTTCTGGTTTTTTCCGGTCCAATTGCAGATCCGGTCCGTTTCTTTAAAGAGTTAATATCACCACTGGTGCCTAGACTTGTAGGGATGTTCACTTTAGTGTCTGAACTTAAAAAATATGTCGAACTAGTTTTAAAGCTTGGCATGAATGTGTAAATACGGTACTAAAGCCATTCGTAGACGTAAAATGTGCTGGCGTGGCTTGGGATCCATTTGTAGCACGAAACAGGATTTTAGTCAAATGACTATGTTTTTATGATTATTGGGTCCTGTCTGTCGCAACTAGGAAACGAAAAACAGTGCCGGTAGGGTTCGACTTGAAGAGTGCAGGCGGCCTCCAATGGCCACTCCACCATACAAGTTTTCatgcaaatatgtactccctccgttcctaaatgtaagtctttgtagagatttcactatgaagcagatacggatgtatatagatgcactTTAGTGTGTAGATtaactcattttgctccgtatctagtccatagtgaaatctctataaagacttatatttagaaacggagagAGTAAATTATAATCACACTAATACACATACTACTGTGAATTTTGCAGACATCATTTTTTAGAAGAAAAATGTAAAACGTCTGTAGATTATAACGATAATAAACACGTGTTATTTAAAAAATCTATAAACCAGGCCCTTGCCATGTTGTAAGTTATAAATATTTGTGGTACACAAATATTCTTGTGCACACAAACTAAATACATAGATGTATGCAATAAAATAGCTTACTAAAAATGTTCCTGTAAGTTTTAGAAATATTCAGGTATTATTTAGAAAATACTATTTAAATAAAATCCATGAGTGTTTCAAAATGTTTACTAACTACAAAAATTTCAAATATATAGTCATGGattatttttaaaaattattATTATTTATAAATATATAGCGAATATAAACGTTTTTATACATGCATGGTTATACTTAATTTATAGAAATTTATGGATAATTGTTTTACTAAATATTTATGCATGTTCACTTGTGTATAATTTCACTCATGGCTTATATTCATAATTTTTATATAATGTAAATATAATCCACAGGTGAATTAGTAAACAACATACTTATTTAAAAATGTGTGCATGattatgcaaatgtttgtataacttaaattatatttatgaactaTAATGTTAAAAACATTTGCAATATTTAATACTGTACAAAAATATTTATAAATGTTTGTATAACTAaaattatatttatgaactgtaACGTTAAAATATTTGCAATATTTAATATTACGCAAACATCTTTATAATTAATATATATTATTTCAATTATATGAATTTTTCTAAAATAATACATGAATATTTTTAATTACATGAATATTTTTaattacatgaacatttttttaaagttaGTTATCTTAGTTTAATGTATAACATTTACAATTACTAATACCGCACGAATAGTTAAACTTCATTTGTGTTACTGTGATTATGAGTTACAGACTTTTTACAGTTTACTTTTAAAATTAGCATACACTAAATGGGCCGTACTGAGTGCAACCCATTTAAGTAGCACAAGCTTTGTATTTCGCAGTAGAGTACATTAAGACTAAGGGGCCTTTGTTATCTCATAAAGCTGTGTTAGAGTGGCTAGCACAGGTCTCTCGCACGCTTCAGGTACCATTTTTCATTTCAATTTTCCTTCTGTACTGACAGGCAGGACCCAGTAGTAGTATTTAActaaaattctgatccgttgctAGAAGTGGACCCATGCCATGTCAGCCGAATACGGTGCCATATCAGCGTAATTTACGTCTTCAAATGGGATTAACACCGTGTTCATGTCAAGGTTTAGAACTAGTTTGACATATTTTTGAAGTTTAGACACTAAAGATTTGCCATATTTATCAAGTTCAGGCACTAAAGTGAACATCCGTGTCAAGTTCAAACACCACTAATGATATTACTTTTTTCTAAGCTGGTACTACAGGGTGTATGGGCTGCTCCGGTTGGAGATGCTCTGACATGCACACACACAATCTGAAGCGTTCCCTGCATTGCATTTTTACAggtttgtccttctgcttttcgTTCAACCACCGGCTGCCCGATAGATAACTGACCAGAAGTATCCGTTACCGTAACTTTTTTACAGGATGGTTCGTCTTCAGTCATAACCTTTTACACGTATAACCCATCATCTTTACAAAAATTATTTACCCCACCCCCACAAATTTATAATACATTTCATGCTATACCCTCTCTCTTCTATACCAAATGCAACTACAGCTACAATTTCCATGCTTTTCCAGGCACGTTATTATCATGGCCCTACaaaattactccctccgtaaactaatataagagcgtttagagtactaaagtagtgatctaaacgctcttacaTTAGTTTACAGAGGGTGTACAAAATAATCATCATCTCCATCCAATGTTCACCGACGAGCGTTTCAGTTCATTCAGGCCACGAAATCGTGCAGCAGGGGCGACGGCTCAAACTGCTGCCGTTGATCCAGCTGGTTCGTCGACTCATAGTCCGAAGAGGCCACGGCGGCGCCAGCGCCGGGATGAGCCGCGGCGGTGTTGTAGATATCTTCCTCCCCGCCGGCCGTGAACCCTGGCCGGTGAGCGTTCGGAGCAGAAAGGTTGTTCTCGGCGTGCTGCAATCCTAGCGTCAACGACACATTGCTGTTCTGATATCCCCCGAGCTCCGCCAAATGGTAGGCCATGAACCGCGCGCTCTCGTCGCCATGGAGGAGACCGCCGTCCGCCTCACCCGGTCTTTGGTCCTTCAACAGCAGGTTCATGAAGCCGTCGTCAGAGTTTGCCTCGTTGTGGAAGCTGGACGGCGCTCCGGTGAGACCCGCCATCTCCATGTTGGCTTTGAATTCACCGGTTTGGTAAGCCTGACCCTGGCTCATGGAGCATTTCAGATCTTCCTTGTCTTCACAAGACGCCATTTTGTCCTTGCTTCTTGGTAAGTTGTCCGAGGAGGAGTTTGAGTCGAGCTCTGCCTCCCCGGTCTCTTCTTTGTACATGTCTTCGATCATCGGTTTCCATAGGCGGACACGGGCATTGATGAACCAGTTCGAAATCTAGGACAATGAAGGATGTAAAGTAAGTTCAGCAAACGGATTTCATTTCACAGAATGCAAAGTCTTCCAGAAGTCATTTGCACAATTTTTCAAAGCCAAATATCCAATTCTCCTAGAATACAAGTTGTTTATTGATGCAGAACTTAACAAATATAATTTTGCCTATTTGCAGGTTATCGACATACTACATGCTAGTAGAGTAGTAACCCTGCAGCATGATTCAGAATTTGCACCACTTGCATATTACCAAGATGAGTTACGAACCCCTATTTGTGCGTATTGATTTTAGTACTAACAAGGCATGCCAATCATTTATTGTGGCGATATCTTGGTAAGATCATAAATACCTGACTTCTTGTTAAACCAGTTTGCCTCGCTAGCATTAGCTTTTCTGAATCTTTTGGATACCTGAAAAATATAACGGTGTCTTCAGAATAAAAGCGAAAAGGGGCAAGTGGCGATAAGTATATGAGAAATAAGCAACTTACGGGTGAAGGAAGTGTTCAAACAGCCAAGCACGAAGAATTGAAACTGAGTTTTCAGGCAGTCCCCTCTGTGGCCTCCAGGCATTTTGCTGTAGCATACCATACTGTTGGAAAGCTCGTTGTTGCCTTAACTGCTGATCAATGTAACGGAGGCGAGTTAACTTGCCCTCTCTACCCGATGAATTATCCTCCTCTCCCAGTTTCTTTCGGATAACATTAACCTGGTCGTTGATAGCATCCTTCAGACATCGGAAATGCCGCGATATTGTCTGAAGGGCAACTGCGGTATAAGGTTTGGCAGCTCCAGACCCAGCAATCATATCGAAAGACGACACTACAATTTGCATTTGATGGAAATAATGCTTGTACTTTCGGTCAACCTGAGAAAAAAGATAGCTTGGTGTTCAGAATAGTTCATTGAGGATGTGATGTGTAGTAAGTACTAACTACTAACTGAAAAATAAGAACACCGCATTCAGGTTGCCAGTTAAGTCACTATCCCTGTTTAGCCTGTGTTAAGGACACATCTGTCTTGCTGAGTGCCTTTTTGAAAGAGTATTATTTCTCAGCAAAGTTTCTGTATTTAGTTCAAATCTGATTCAGATACCAAAACTTTACCAACAAATACCATTCTTCCTGACAGCTCCTCAGAGATTTACCTTTTAGGTTCCCGCCCACTTGACATTTTAATAGGATTTTTAACATGACTTACTTCTGAACTTTGTGGTGATCTAATTAATCAGCATATAGTAGTTAGATATATGTTCCAGTTCCTACTCCAACTATGCTTAGTACTTCCTTGGAGACTCTTTAGCTAAAAACTTGCATGCACAAGCTTAAGCCTTGTTATATGTTGGTATATAGGCAGCTAAGGTTTCTTAAGAAGCCTAGACCCACTTAGAAACTTTTGAACCATCTCTCCCGACTTCTTCAAGGAGCCCCATGTATGAATTTCTAGTTAGAAACCAACCATTCTGAATGAACTTTGGATCATGACCCGTTTATGTTACTCTAGTCAATATTAAGTCCATGCCCCTTGATTGGGTGGGATTCCAATCCCAACCACCGCCTTTTCTAAGAACAAAGATAGGACATTGCAAGTTGACTTCTGAGATATGACAAACTCTGAGCTGCGTTTCTTGAGAAAAATAAAGAAACTCTGAACTGCAACTGTCACCAAATAAAGTTTATTTTTATGGAACTTTAGACTGGAGTACAAAAAATCAAGTTAGCCCATATGGTATATTTGAAGTGATTAGTCAAGCAAAGGTAAATCTTCATGGCATTTCAGTTTGATTTCGACAGTAAATTATGGTGGCAGTCTCACAAACCTCATCCAGCATGGCCAAAAGTTTCGCCATCTTATTCTGGAGCTCTTGTTTCTCAGCCGCAGAAATCTCAGGTTCCGCATTGGCAGTAGACTCCTGTGGGTTAGAAGATACCCCCTCACTTTTCAACACCTCATCGGCGTCTTTGCCATCCATTTTTCCTGCTTCAACCTTGTCTTTCTGCGCGTTTTGCTTTATACTCTTCCAAACACTGACGATCTCGTCAAGCAATTCTTGTGCTGCCTTTAGATACTTTGAATTCCTGATTGCCCGTGAGGCCTCCGACTGCATATTCTTCATTCCGTTTTCATCACCCTGGTAAGATTGGGTTGCCAGTAAGTCAGGCTTTGGGGACCAGTATGGGTATGAAGGTGCCAGGATATGTGTGTTGAGGCTCAGGGACAATCCTTGGCCTGGTGCTGATGGAACACTCGCCGAACTGGGGTTGTTCAACAAGCCGAAATCAAGCTGTGCGCTGCTATGGGCATCATTGTGGATGagatcaccaccaccaccaccactctGTGCACCATCCATGAAATGCATTAACATCTCATTCCTCATATCTTTGACAGGAGCGAAGGAGCTTTGCTCTGTAAGCGAGGTGACCATGTTAGGAGGTTCCCTTGATGATGAATGTTCTGAAGGATGGCCATGCAGCTCCATGAAATTCTGCTGAGGCTGGATAATGCCACTGAATTCCGTGTATGGTCCAGAAGATGCATTGTTTGAATAGAGCAAGTTCCCCAGGGCTGACGGCACGGGATACGACGCATTTCCCGTGTCTGGTGAGTACATGGTTTGCGGGTCCCTTTCGTCACCTGGGCTTGAGTAATAATTAGACATGTCACAACTTTGACTGCTCACTTATGAAGCAACTGCATGCCACTTGTGAAGTCAACCCAATCAAAATTTAATTGACCTGCCTGCAAAGGGAAAAATGAGTAAGGGTTGGGCATAGCACTGAAGAAGGATAACCAACTGAAAAAGGAAGTACTTCTATCCTCAAACAGTAAGAGAGGATGCAACCAATAGTAATTCCTTATCTCTctttttccagaaaaaaaaaaCTCAGGCCGTGTCTCTTCTGCAAGGGCACAagatacacacacacacagacacacacacagtAGCCATCACGAGTGATTTAAGCCCAGGACCTCACATTTGTACTCTTTGGCAGCAGTTACCACCGTTGTGTTCCATTTTTGTTTTTCACATTTGTACCATGGAAGAAACAGGCACCAATGCTCAGGAAACAAGACAACACAATGTGACAGTGCGAGATGCTTGTTTGCAGGCTAAAGGTACAGGTGGTCCGCCATCTATGAGCTCAGCTCAGCTAGGTTCTTGGCCGTTTGCACCTTCCTCACCAAGATGGTGAGAATGCGGTGGAAAATTCCTTATGTTTCACCAGAATAACACAACCATCCAAAGGGGCCAAAGCCACCCAAAGGAACCACCAAACCAGAAAACTGCATCATTCTGAAGAAAACATTATTCTTTTGCCTGTTCTTGAATGAAATACGATTATGTGCTGACCGGCAATACCTTGTCTGATCAATTATTGATGGCCGAGGCGTGCGCAGGACTCCTCGGGGGCTCCTTCACCAGCTCAGCAGCAACCACCGAAGATACGGGCGTGCACGGATGATTCAGGATGATTCTGGAAGAAGAGATGAATGAAATGGCATCAGATGGCTGGCTAGATAGAAACTACTTTCATACTTGTATGCAGCTCGGATTTTAAGTAATTTTCAATGATACGACAGAGGTGGGAGTGGTGAACCAGGAGCAATGTCCAAGGCGCAGCCTTGTTGTCAGTTGTCACACGCAAAAGATGAATATAATAGCTTAAAATTCTGATGACAAGAGCTCAGAGTTCCGTTGCACAGATAATACAAGATAGCAAACAAGATAGCATAGTGATTTCGGAAGAACAAATGGTGCAGGGCTTTATCAGCATGGGTTTCATCAAGGCATCCAATGAAAGAAAGATTCAAGGATCAGCAAACAAAGATGGAAGGGTTCCCACTGTAACCAAGCCCCAAAGCCAGCTCCACTGGTAGCTGGGGGAGGGGAAGCAACCAGAAACTCAGATTGAGCTACCAATACCGCATAAGAAACACCGAATTCTAAGGGGATAACCAAGAATTCCATACCAAAGAGGTGAGGAGGGGATAATTTCTTCAGGCATCAAAAACAGGGGAACCAAGAACTTGCGGCCAAAACCCCCAAATACCTTCAGTTCCTCAAGAATCCCAACTCTAGGCTGCACTAAAATCCACAGCCAGGGCTACCAATCTCTCCCAGCTCCTGAACTGAAGAACCCAGGCAGAAACACCAAGAAGAGGCCCCGTAATTCAGAGAGACTGGCTAGCCACATACCTATCGCCGCACTCAAAAGCCAAGAAAAGCTCACCAACCAATCATTGGAGCCGATAACAGCAGCACCAcacagaaagaaagaaaaataaagaaaaaggatcggttgcggttgcggttgcagTTGCACCCACTCAGATCAGACAACCCAATTCCCCGAAGCAAAGAAGCAGCAGCAAGAACCAGAGCAGCAAAATCAAGCGAATATGCGCGAGGAATTTctgcccctgccgccgccgccgcggccagcGGAGGGGGGGCAATGATGCGGAGAGGGGGATAGAATATTGGGGAAAGGGAGGGTGACCTGAGGGCGGGGGACAGGCAGCGGCCGGCAGAGGGATTGCTGTCACGAGCCCCGCAAGCTGATCTTGGCTGGGGATAGCGGAAGGAGAGAGACAGAGCGGCGGAGAGGAGAAAGAAAATCGGTGAATCTTtgctcctctctctccctctctctctcctccggcaCGGGGACAAAATCAGATCCCTCCCACCCGAGATTACAATATCTTTctttgctgctgctgcttcttcaaccttctgctgctgcttcttctcgGGTCCAAACAATAAATGGGTAAACAAAGCGGGCACCAACCACTAACAACTGTTATACCAGCATATGATAATGCGGCGGAAAATTTccctcttttttctttcttgGTGTTCTTTATTGCTGCTGCTGTTAGCGGGGATGGGACGGGACGGGATAATTGggtggtggggtggggtggggtggggggcgTTCGGAGGCGGGTTTAGGCTTTAATCCAAACCGGGGAGAGCTGTTGGGGAGGCATTTGGTTTGTTTGTTTGGCGGTGcgtccaccaccaccaccaccacggcctcctTCGAGGTGCTTCTTCTTGTTGTCTTACACCGTAACGCGTgttgatttgatttgatttgatatATCGTGGAGCTTGCTTATGGTTTTAATTATGTGATGTTGTGTCAGGCTGTGCTGGGTCTGGCTTTTCATTATTGCTGGGATTATGTGATGTGACACAAAGTCTAAAACTGATTTGTTGGGAGAgggttttatttttattttttcataaCGCCAGATGCAGACACATATCATCTTGAGGTTGACGAAGTCACAACATGCGCCTCgtagtcgacgggaacgtctgCTTGAACGTGCATCGCCGGAAATCCCGGAATGATGTGAGCACGGGGATTTGAACCCTCGTGGGTTGGGGTTACCACTGTCCTCATTAGTCATTCCCATCCAACCGTAGATTGGTTCACGGGATAGGGTTTTATTGAGGAGTAT
This genomic window from Aegilops tauschii subsp. strangulata cultivar AL8/78 chromosome 4, Aet v6.0, whole genome shotgun sequence contains:
- the LOC109734868 gene encoding BEL1-like homeodomain protein 7, producing MSNYYSSPGDERDPQTMYSPDTGNASYPVPSALGNLLYSNNASSGPYTEFSGIIQPQQNFMELHGHPSEHSSSREPPNMVTSLTEQSSFAPVKDMRNEMLMHFMDGAQSGGGGGDLIHNDAHSSAQLDFGLLNNPSSASVPSAPGQGLSLSLNTHILAPSYPYWSPKPDLLATQSYQGDENGMKNMQSEASRAIRNSKYLKAAQELLDEIVSVWKSIKQNAQKDKVEAGKMDGKDADEVLKSEGVSSNPQESTANAEPEISAAEKQELQNKMAKLLAMLDEVDRKYKHYFHQMQIVVSSFDMIAGSGAAKPYTAVALQTISRHFRCLKDAINDQVNVIRKKLGEEDNSSGREGKLTRLRYIDQQLRQQRAFQQYGMLQQNAWRPQRGLPENSVSILRAWLFEHFLHPYPKDSEKLMLARQTGLTRSQISNWFINARVRLWKPMIEDMYKEETGEAELDSNSSSDNLPRSKDKMASCEDKEDLKCSMSQGQAYQTGEFKANMEMAGLTGAPSSFHNEANSDDGFMNLLLKDQRPGEADGGLLHGDESARFMAYHLAELGGYQNSNVSLTLGLQHAENNLSAPNAHRPGFTAGGEEDIYNTAAAHPGAGAAVASSDYESTNQLDQRQQFEPSPLLHDFVA